One window of Quercus robur chromosome 12, dhQueRobu3.1, whole genome shotgun sequence genomic DNA carries:
- the LOC126708210 gene encoding uncharacterized protein LOC126708210, with amino-acid sequence MVKENWPLLGHLKKAVKKLRFLLSFDLLQWRLASITGSASTRRRLSFNDRQGLHGCIEDEKLDETGSAKVYQRARSYGSDDDIDRRAEIFIANFRHHLRLERQVSLELRYYRGASFKSEEDIGL; translated from the coding sequence ATGGTTAAAGAGAACTGGCCATTACTGGGCCACCTAAAGAAGGCAGTGAAGAAATTAAGATTTTTGCTTAGCTTTGACCTACTGCAATGGCGCTTGGCTTCAATTACTGGCAGTGCTTCCACGAGGCGCCGGTTGAGCTTCAACGATCGCCAGGGCTTGCATGGTTGCATAGAAGATGAAAAACTCGACGAAACTGGTTCAGCCAAAGTGTATCAACGAGCTAGAAGTTATGGTTCAGATGATGATATTGATAGAAGGGCAGAGATTTTTATTGCTAATTTTCGACATCATCTTCGTTTAGAAAGGCAAGTTTCTTTGGAGTTAAGGTACTATAGAGGGGCTAGTTTCAAAAGTGAAGAAGACATTGGATTGTAA